The DNA window AAGCAACAACAACACCACCAGCCAAACACGACTGCACAACTCCTCTCGAATTCGACTCAACGACAACCGATTCAATTGCGACATCAACGCAATTGCGCAACTCAACTCGACTCCACCCAACATCACCATGCCGCACCACCACTACCTAAGAAGAAGCCGACAAGCAGCCCACCTAAGAAGAAGCCGACAAGCAATCGCAAGCTCTGTCGTCCCCAACGATGTTCCATGCCAACCAGCCGATGCCATGCAGAACTGGCCGCTGCACTCCGCTGCAAGCTAAGTAGCCACGAACTGACTTTTACTGCAGTGGTATGCTGCTGCTGATGACACAGCACAGGCACAGCAAACACCAACTAGAGCTTTGATGAATTGCCCCCGATGTTGATCACGAAGCGGTATCGGACGTCGTTGCGCGCCATCCGTGCCAGCGCCTCGTTGATCCTGTCCGTCGAGACGAGCTCGATGTCGCAGGTGATGTTGTGCTCGCCGCACAGGTCCAGCATCTCCTGCGTCTCCTTCAGCCCTCCCGTCATGCTCCCACTCACGGTCCTCTTCCCTGCAGGCATCATGAGAAAACCACCAAAATTTAGTTGTGTCACTACACCTATACGAAGCTCACCAAATAAGATAGATGAACGAAATGCTCACCAAATATGAGAGGGAAAGAAGGAAGCTCGACGGGCTGGTCCGGCGCCGCGACGAGCACTAGCTTGCCGTTCACCTTAAGCAGCTCCAAGATTGGACCCAGCGAATGCTTGGCCGAGACAGTGTCGATGATGTAGTCGAGGCTTCTGGTCATGGCCTGCATCTGTTTCTGGTTGGTGCTGACAATGAAGTCGTCGGCCTTGAGGCGCTCCCTGGCCTCCCGCTCCTTGGCCGGCGACGTGCTGATGACGGCGACGCGGAGGCCGAACGCCTTGCCGAACTTGACCGCGACGTGGCCGAGCCCGCCCAGCCCGACGACGCCGAGGCTCCCGCCGGACCGCAGCATGCCGTGCCGCTT is part of the Panicum hallii strain FIL2 chromosome 2, PHallii_v3.1, whole genome shotgun sequence genome and encodes:
- the LOC112881767 gene encoding probable cinnamyl alcohol dehydrogenase 6 — encoded protein: MEVTPNHTQTVTGWAAMDEGSGKVEPFIFKRRENGVDDVTIKVQYCGMCHTDLHFIQNDWGITMYPVVPGHEITGVVTKVGANVSGFEVGDRVGVGCISASCLDCEHCRRSEENYCDKVTLTYNGVFWDGTVTYGGYSSVLVADKRFVVRIPDNLPLDAAAPLLCAGITVYSPMKRHGMLRSGGSLGVVGLGGLGHVAVKFGKAFGLRVAVISTSPAKEREARERLKADDFIVSTNQKQMQAMTRSLDYIIDTVSAKHSLGPILELLKVNGKLVLVAAPDQPVELPSFPLIFGKRTVSGSMTGGLKETQEMLDLCGEHNITCDIELVSTDRINEALARMARNDVRYRFVINIGGNSSKL